One window of Rhizobium leguminosarum genomic DNA carries:
- a CDS encoding LysR family transcriptional regulator, translating to MMRVLMERSGEMEVFARVVQEGGFSAAARSLEITPSAVSKLIARLEARLGTRLLLRTTRALTLTEEGEAYHRAALRILQDLNDADEEAAGGAVRGRLRVSVTVPLGTMFVAPAMPDFVARNPDLIVELSLTDGIVDLVAEKTDVAIRIGNLPDSGLIARKLGQARRVVCASPSYLALKTQPQIPADLEHHDCLTFSFRRTRPSWPFRCDGKDIEQPVSGSLVVNNGETMKQMALAGAGIARLGRFHVAAEIAAGSLVALLEDCNPGDLELIHAVHVAGGPIPHRVRAFIDHMVETLRASPLLHAD from the coding sequence ATGATGCGCGTTCTGATGGAGCGTTCAGGCGAGATGGAAGTCTTCGCCCGCGTCGTCCAGGAGGGCGGCTTCTCGGCCGCAGCCCGCAGCCTCGAAATCACTCCGTCCGCCGTCAGCAAACTGATTGCCCGGCTGGAAGCACGGCTCGGAACGCGCCTGTTGCTGCGCACCACGCGCGCCCTGACGTTGACGGAGGAAGGCGAAGCCTATCATCGCGCGGCACTCAGAATCCTGCAGGATCTGAACGACGCCGATGAGGAAGCGGCGGGCGGCGCTGTTCGCGGCCGGCTGCGCGTCAGCGTCACCGTGCCCCTCGGAACAATGTTCGTCGCACCCGCCATGCCTGATTTCGTCGCCCGCAACCCCGATCTAATCGTCGAGCTCAGCCTCACCGACGGCATCGTCGATCTGGTCGCAGAGAAGACCGACGTCGCCATTCGCATAGGAAACCTTCCGGATAGCGGCCTGATCGCCCGCAAGCTCGGCCAGGCCCGGCGCGTCGTCTGCGCCTCGCCATCCTACCTTGCACTGAAGACGCAGCCGCAGATCCCGGCAGATCTCGAACATCACGATTGCCTGACCTTCAGCTTCCGCCGCACCCGGCCGTCATGGCCCTTCCGCTGCGACGGCAAGGATATCGAACAGCCGGTGTCGGGAAGCCTTGTGGTCAACAATGGCGAGACGATGAAGCAGATGGCGCTTGCCGGCGCTGGCATCGCCCGTCTCGGTCGGTTCCACGTCGCGGCCGAAATTGCCGCGGGAAGCCTTGTCGCCTTGCTGGAAGATTGCAACCCGGGAGACTTGGAACTGATTCACGCCGTCCACGTTGCCGGCGGCCCCATCCCCCATCGCGTTCGCGCCTTCATCGACCACATGGTCGAGACGCTGAGGGCCTCGCCGCTGCTGCATGCGGATTGA
- a CDS encoding SDR family NAD(P)-dependent oxidoreductase yields MDLKLTDRTALVTGGTAGIGLEIARALAAEGARVVITGRDRGKLDAAIADIAASGAKGVSGILADAGTGEGVDEIAKAAPSIDVLVNNLGIYESKAFNDISDADWSHLFEVNVMSGVRLSRIYLPGMLERNWGRIIFISSESALAIPQDMIHYATTKTAQLSISRGLAQLTRGTNVTVNSVLPGPTRSDGIEAFLRGQASDPSAPIKQIEAEFFATARSASILQRMVEAEEVASLVAYLASPRSSATNGAALRAEGGLVNTIS; encoded by the coding sequence ATGGACTTGAAACTGACCGACAGGACTGCACTCGTCACCGGCGGCACCGCCGGCATCGGGCTGGAAATCGCCCGCGCGCTCGCCGCCGAAGGCGCACGCGTCGTCATCACTGGCCGCGACCGGGGTAAACTCGACGCTGCCATTGCCGATATAGCGGCATCGGGCGCCAAGGGCGTCAGCGGGATTTTGGCCGATGCCGGTACCGGTGAGGGGGTTGACGAGATCGCCAAGGCGGCGCCCTCCATCGATGTCCTCGTCAACAATCTCGGGATCTATGAAAGCAAAGCATTCAACGACATCAGCGACGCCGACTGGAGCCATCTCTTCGAAGTCAATGTGATGAGCGGGGTGCGCCTGTCACGCATCTATCTGCCCGGCATGCTGGAGCGGAACTGGGGCCGGATCATCTTCATCTCGAGCGAATCCGCGCTCGCCATCCCGCAGGATATGATCCACTACGCCACCACCAAGACGGCACAGCTTTCGATTTCACGTGGATTGGCACAGTTGACGCGCGGCACCAACGTCACCGTCAATTCGGTGCTGCCCGGGCCGACCCGATCCGACGGCATCGAAGCCTTCCTGCGCGGCCAGGCGAGCGATCCTTCCGCGCCGATCAAGCAGATCGAGGCCGAATTCTTCGCAACCGCACGCTCCGCCTCGATCCTGCAGCGCATGGTGGAGGCCGAGGAAGTGGCAAGCCTGGTCGCTTATCTCGCGAGCCCCCGGTCCTCCGCTACCAATGGCGCGGCACTCCGGGCCGAAGGCGGCCTCGTCAACACCATCTCATAA
- a CDS encoding helix-turn-helix domain-containing protein, translated as MLFIPLPFAVALLLLVLFVAVLRRDEEATPNRPFLALILLAALQSVLSGLRWGYGVQTVGMVAPVIAALVPPLAYAGVSGLVRTSRRPLPARLALHAVPAALILLLMPFWRDAIDIALVLVFVGYALAILLLMRPGADALRLAPFEGAVPAYRAIIFTAAALCLSAAVDTFVFLDLASAHSERALTLISIGNLSVLAILGIAAAAASRSRAPAEMVETALRPETSEDKETIAAVDALMEARKLYRDANLNLDRLARKAGIPARQISAAINRAMDKNVSQYVNDYRIAEACRLLAATEKSVTEVMFEVGFQTKSNFNREFRRVTDMTPVEWRQRKG; from the coding sequence ATGCTGTTTATTCCGCTTCCTTTCGCCGTTGCCCTTCTGCTGCTTGTCCTCTTCGTCGCCGTTCTCAGGCGGGACGAGGAGGCGACGCCGAACCGGCCGTTTCTGGCTCTCATCCTGCTTGCCGCGCTGCAATCGGTGCTCTCCGGCCTGCGCTGGGGATATGGGGTGCAGACGGTGGGGATGGTCGCGCCGGTCATCGCGGCGTTGGTGCCGCCGCTTGCCTATGCCGGCGTTTCCGGGCTGGTGAGGACGAGCCGGCGGCCGCTGCCGGCGCGCTTGGCCCTGCATGCCGTACCCGCCGCGCTTATCCTGCTGCTGATGCCGTTTTGGCGGGATGCGATCGACATCGCGCTGGTGCTTGTTTTCGTCGGGTATGCCCTGGCGATCCTGCTTCTGATGCGCCCGGGCGCCGATGCGTTGCGGCTGGCGCCCTTCGAAGGGGCGGTGCCGGCCTATCGGGCGATCATATTTACGGCCGCCGCCCTGTGTCTCTCGGCCGCGGTCGATACCTTCGTCTTCCTCGACCTTGCCTCGGCACACAGCGAGCGCGCGCTGACGCTGATCAGTATCGGAAATCTCTCCGTCCTCGCCATCCTCGGTATCGCGGCGGCCGCCGCCAGCCGAAGCCGGGCGCCGGCCGAGATGGTGGAGACAGCCCTGCGGCCGGAGACGAGCGAGGATAAGGAGACGATCGCTGCGGTCGATGCGCTGATGGAGGCCCGCAAACTCTATCGCGACGCCAATCTCAATCTCGACCGACTGGCCCGCAAGGCCGGCATCCCCGCGCGGCAGATCTCGGCAGCGATCAACCGGGCGATGGACAAGAACGTCTCGCAATATGTCAATGATTACAGGATCGCCGAGGCCTGCCGGCTGCTTGCCGCTACAGAGAAATCGGTGACCGAGGTGATGTTCGAAGTCGGCTTCCAGACCAAGTCCAATTTCAACCGCGAATTCCGCCGGGTGACTGATATGACGCCGGTTGAGTGGCGGCAGAGGAAGGGTTGA
- a CDS encoding efflux RND transporter periplasmic adaptor subunit — MFEVAISAGPAMLAGVNTTSEHDRDLAAKLRSLSSEPAAFKTEPPKPHARRRAIPGAMLVLAATASLAAVLFNGPETLRRIETALAGFSGSDLAISADGMEEGGAIAVEGVRTPTEDGVKSTTAPTQEITGSGYVVAPVITTVFSKYEGRIVAVGVEAGDSVVAGQVLVRLDDAGAQFALRGAEIAGRAAALALDARNIDLVQARSSLARAERLAGRDAMSAQALEEAKTAVDKAENAALQARQDAEKAELDIDKAREQVDALTVRAPISGTVTRLDAHIGDTVLSREDSVREDESLLVIADTASLVIDADVAEANIALMRPGLSGEAVLDGFPGKPFAVEVSKIAPVISREKGTVTLRLSLTSPPPGMRPAMAARIRLVVGEGAGVGASAVGAHHPPPSFEAPAFGRRTSG; from the coding sequence GTGTTCGAGGTCGCGATTTCTGCCGGGCCGGCGATGTTGGCCGGCGTGAACACGACATCAGAACATGACCGAGACCTCGCCGCCAAGCTCAGATCGCTTTCGAGCGAGCCCGCGGCCTTCAAGACGGAGCCGCCGAAGCCTCATGCCCGGCGGCGCGCGATCCCTGGCGCAATGCTCGTCCTTGCGGCGACGGCATCGCTGGCCGCGGTTCTCTTCAATGGACCTGAGACGCTGCGGCGCATCGAGACCGCGCTTGCGGGATTTTCGGGCAGCGATCTTGCGATATCCGCCGATGGGATGGAGGAGGGGGGCGCTATCGCTGTTGAGGGAGTGCGGACCCCGACCGAGGATGGAGTGAAGAGCACGACTGCGCCTACCCAGGAAATCACCGGCTCCGGTTATGTCGTCGCACCCGTTATCACCACTGTCTTTTCCAAATATGAGGGCCGGATCGTCGCGGTCGGGGTGGAGGCGGGTGATAGCGTCGTCGCGGGGCAGGTGCTGGTGCGGCTTGACGATGCCGGCGCCCAATTTGCGCTTCGGGGTGCAGAGATCGCCGGGCGGGCGGCGGCCTTGGCACTTGATGCCAGGAATATCGACCTTGTGCAGGCGCGGTCGTCGCTTGCGCGCGCCGAGCGGCTTGCCGGGCGCGATGCCATGTCGGCGCAGGCGCTGGAGGAGGCGAAAACGGCTGTCGACAAGGCCGAGAATGCCGCCCTGCAGGCAAGACAGGATGCCGAAAAGGCGGAGCTCGATATCGACAAGGCGCGTGAGCAAGTGGACGCGCTGACCGTGCGGGCGCCGATCTCCGGCACTGTCACGCGGCTCGACGCGCATATCGGCGACACGGTGCTGTCGCGCGAGGACAGCGTGCGGGAGGATGAAAGCCTGCTCGTGATTGCCGATACGGCGAGCCTGGTCATCGATGCCGATGTGGCCGAAGCCAATATCGCGCTGATGCGGCCGGGCTTGTCAGGCGAGGCGGTGCTCGACGGTTTTCCCGGCAAGCCCTTTGCGGTCGAGGTCTCGAAGATCGCGCCTGTCATTTCGCGGGAGAAGGGGACGGTGACGCTGCGCCTGTCGCTCACCTCGCCGCCGCCAGGCATGCGGCCTGCCATGGCTGCGCGCATCCGGCTTGTGGTGGGTGAGGGGGCGGGTGTGGGTGCGTCGGCCGTGGGTGCCCATCACCCGCCCCCGTCCTTCGAGGCTCCGGCCTTTGGCCGGCGCACGTCAGGATGA